The DNA window TGGCAGGAGACCGCCTGTGCTTGCGGACGGCCGAAAATCCAGCCGCGACCGGCCCCGTTGTTGGGCGCAGTCGGGTACAATGACGCCCATGAGACTACCGATCGATCCCACAACTCATGAATGGGCCGTGCTCGAGCGGGTTATCGTATTCGACGGGATCTGCAACTGGTGCAATGCCTGGGTAAACTTCACTATGGCCCGCGACTACGGCCGCTTTCGCTTCGCCACCCTGCAATCCGACAAGGGGCGCCAGTTGTTGAAGACGCTGGGATTGTCTGAGCAAGACTTCGAGACGTTTCTCTTGTTGGAGCGGGGCCAGGTGTTCGTCAAATCCACCGCGGCCTTGAGGATCGCCAGGCAACTCTCCGGCTGCTGGCCGTTGCTCTCCCTCTTCATCATAGTGCCTCGCTCGCTGCGCGACGTCCTGTACGACCTCGTAGCCCGCCACCGCTATCGCCTCATGGGTAAGGCTCAATCTTGTCGTGTCCCCACCGCCGAAGAACAACACCGCTTCGTTTGACCAATTCGAGATATCGCCCCCGTGACCGGAACGGCTGCCGCCAGGCGATCGTTCGCCCATGCAATCAGCTTCCGACATTGTCAAGGTCCGCGAAGTAGCCTGGTCCTCCGGCTCCCACTATAATGAGGGCACGGCTGGTCCTGAGAGGGGAGCGGAGCATGGATATCGTCTCGCATGGTCTCTGGGGAGCCTTGGCGTTTGGACGCCGGAACCGCACGAGCTTCTGCCTCGCCTTTGCCATAGGCCTGGCGCCGGACTTGTTCTCGTTCGGCATCCTGTGGGTCGCGGCCACAATGGGCATCTCGCCGAAGCCCGATTTCAGCCAGGGCACGCCGCCGGAATCCACCATCCCGCCCTATGTGCACCATCTTTACGATGTGACCCATAGCTTTGTGGTATTCCTCGCCGTCTTCGCCCTGCTCCGGATTCTCCTGAAGCGGCCGTTGTGGGAACTCGGGGCCTGGGGTCTGCACGTGCTGGTCGACATCCCGACTCATTCATATGCCTTCTTCCCGACGCCCTTTCTTTGGCCGCTTTCGAACTGGAAATTCGACGGCTGGCAATGGAACCAGTCAGCCGTTCTCATCCCGAACTTCACGCTGCTGCTCCTACTCTACGGCTGGTTCCTCTCGCAACAGGCCCGTCCAGTCCCCAAGCC is part of the Nitrospiraceae bacterium genome and encodes:
- a CDS encoding DUF393 domain-containing protein produces the protein MRLPIDPTTHEWAVLERVIVFDGICNWCNAWVNFTMARDYGRFRFATLQSDKGRQLLKTLGLSEQDFETFLLLERGQVFVKSTAALRIARQLSGCWPLLSLFIIVPRSLRDVLYDLVARHRYRLMGKAQSCRVPTAEEQHRFV